In Daphnia magna isolate NIES linkage group LG7, ASM2063170v1.1, whole genome shotgun sequence, a single genomic region encodes these proteins:
- the LOC116927551 gene encoding uncharacterized protein LOC116927551 isoform X1 produces MAFNENQTVIYELVQIFVKSKECLAHLRTYVKQDSLVMRDAIGHDWGGLKVNATYDIIASPGNPKGTNALFGEIETYLTNNIETIFPLSSDLSRAGIRKLVHYVLMPEVLRYGVAVETSHYNLAPNVIRDIVWYGYDHLVSVIAKCGNGDKTQTHTSTSDLKSTATIVSNKENMNAVFSGKSALNCNADSNLIVIASVVAPVVLTTEGNLLKKTVYMTGVETCGINSQCEYAEKAQSVTPSTDPEATAQVSSRNQNANSGKFEININVNGDGGVTVNGADAVPIVLPAKVNISEKPVNMIAREKISKNRSATKRKFCCLPWHNTEKTSTSKDYVQLNNLGVGMR; encoded by the exons ATGGCCTTTAACGAAAACCAAACTGTCATTTATGAATTAGTCCAGATTTTtgtaaaatcaaaagaatgtcTTGCTCACTTGAGGACCTACGTAAAACAGGACAGTTTGGTAATGCGAGATGCAATTGGACACGATTGGGGTGGGTTAAAAGTCAATGCCACATATGATATTATTGCATCTCCTGGTAACCCAAAGGGGACAAATGCC CTGTTTGGCGAAATTGAGACGTATCTTACGAATAACATAGAAACTATTTTCCCATTATCAAGTGATCTTTCACGAGCTGGAATTCGTAAACTAGTGCATTATGTGCTAATGCCAGAG GTACTAAGATATGGTGTGGCAGTTGAAACATCCCATTACAATCTTGCTCCTAATGTCATCAGAGACATTGTATGGTACGGGTATGACCACTTAGTATCTGTTATTGCAAAATGTGGAAATGGAGATAAGA CTCAAACTCATACTTCTACTAGTGACTTAAAATCAACAGCCACAATAGTCTCGAACAAAGAGAATATGAATGCTGTCTTCAGTGGCAAGTCTGCTTTAAATTGTAATGCTGATTCTAACTTAATTGTTATTGCATCAGTAGTAGCCCCTGTAGTTTTAACTACAGAGGGGAATTTATTGAAGAAGACAGTG TATATGACAGGAGTGGAAACATGTGGCATAAATTCCCAATGTGAATATGCAGAAAAAG CACAAAGTGTAACCCCTAGTACTGATCCAGAAGCAACAGCCCAAGTTAGCTCAAGAAATCAGAATGCAAACAGTGGCAAGTTTGAAATAAACATTAATGTTAATGGTGATGGAGGCGTAACTGTTAATGGCGCAGATGCAGTCCCCATAGTTTTACCCGCAAAGGTGAACATATCAGAAAAACCTGTG AATATGATAGCCAGGGAAAAAATTAGCAAAAATAGGAGTGCCACCAAACGCAAATTCTGTTGCCTTCCATGGCACAACACAGAGAAAACTTCAACTAGCAAGGATTACGTTCAGTTGAACAATCTTGGAGTAGGTATGAGATAA
- the LOC123474716 gene encoding syndetin-like isoform X1, translated as MSLSNYASGLKIEAKTRYLEKLQMFNSDCPYFIPNSLWKHGLDCCPIVPKIAPSDIFIYLVLSDYDLSVLRVCYPQILPPEIYNILWDKILRACYHTLLDGFSAVRKCTNEGRALMQLDFRHFQVKVESLTRLRPLPDPHIVETYIKAYYLPENSLEKWIQEQTEYTPRQMMNLLQCVSQGSKKIRLNLTSFMEDLDLNRR; from the exons ATGTCACTGTCTAATTATGCCAGTGGACTTAAAATTGAGGCCAAAACACGTTATTTGGAAAAGTTACAAATGTTTAACAGTGATTGTCCATATTTTATTCCTAACTCTCTGTGGAAACACGGTTTAGACTGTTGTCCAATTGTTCCAAAAATTGCTCCCTCAGATATCTTCATATATctt GTTCTCAGTGACTACGACTTGAGTGTCCTTCGTGTCTGTTACCCTCAGATTCTGCCTCCTGAAATTTACAACATTTTATGGGATAAAATTCTTCGTGCCTGTTACCATACACTACTTGACGG ATTTTCCGCTGTAAGAAAATGCACGAACGAAGGTCGTGCACTAATGCAGTTAGACTTCAGGCATTTTCAAGTCAAAGTGGAAAGCTTGACACGTCTAAGACCTCTTCCTGACCCACATATTGTCGAAACATACATAAAGGCATATTATTTACCTGAAAATTCTTTGGAAAAATGGATTCAAGAACAAACG GAATATACTCCTAGGCAGATGATGAATCTTCTTCAATGCGTAAGTCAAGGCAGTAAAAAGATTCGGCTGAACTTAACTTCCTTCATGGAAGATTTAGATTTGAATCGTCGATAA
- the LOC123474716 gene encoding syndetin-like isoform X2: MCFLYILVRYSVLSDYDLSVLRVCYPQILPPEIYNILWDKILRACYHTLLDGFSAVRKCTNEGRALMQLDFRHFQVKVESLTRLRPLPDPHIVETYIKAYYLPENSLEKWIQEQTEYTPRQMMNLLQCVSQGSKKIRLNLTSFMEDLDLNRR, from the exons atgtgttttctttatatatTAGTTCGTTATAGT GTTCTCAGTGACTACGACTTGAGTGTCCTTCGTGTCTGTTACCCTCAGATTCTGCCTCCTGAAATTTACAACATTTTATGGGATAAAATTCTTCGTGCCTGTTACCATACACTACTTGACGG ATTTTCCGCTGTAAGAAAATGCACGAACGAAGGTCGTGCACTAATGCAGTTAGACTTCAGGCATTTTCAAGTCAAAGTGGAAAGCTTGACACGTCTAAGACCTCTTCCTGACCCACATATTGTCGAAACATACATAAAGGCATATTATTTACCTGAAAATTCTTTGGAAAAATGGATTCAAGAACAAACG GAATATACTCCTAGGCAGATGATGAATCTTCTTCAATGCGTAAGTCAAGGCAGTAAAAAGATTCGGCTGAACTTAACTTCCTTCATGGAAGATTTAGATTTGAATCGTCGATAA
- the LOC116927551 gene encoding uncharacterized protein LOC116927551 isoform X2 has product MAFNENQTVIYELVQIFVKSKECLAHLRTYVKQDSLVMRDAIGHDWGGLKVNATYDIIASPGNPKGTNALFGEIETYLTNNIETIFPLSSDLSRAGIRKLVHYVLMPEVLRYGVAVETSHYNLAPNVIRDIVWYGYDHLVSVIAKCGNGDKTQTHTSTSDLKSTATIVSNKENMNAVFSGKSALNCNADSNLIVIASVVAPVVLTTEGNLLKKTVYMTGVETCGINSQCEYAEKAQSVTPSTDPEATAQVSSRNQNANSGKFEININVNGDGGVTVNGADAVPIVLPAKNMIAREKISKNRSATKRKFCCLPWHNTEKTSTSKDYVQLNNLGVGMR; this is encoded by the exons ATGGCCTTTAACGAAAACCAAACTGTCATTTATGAATTAGTCCAGATTTTtgtaaaatcaaaagaatgtcTTGCTCACTTGAGGACCTACGTAAAACAGGACAGTTTGGTAATGCGAGATGCAATTGGACACGATTGGGGTGGGTTAAAAGTCAATGCCACATATGATATTATTGCATCTCCTGGTAACCCAAAGGGGACAAATGCC CTGTTTGGCGAAATTGAGACGTATCTTACGAATAACATAGAAACTATTTTCCCATTATCAAGTGATCTTTCACGAGCTGGAATTCGTAAACTAGTGCATTATGTGCTAATGCCAGAG GTACTAAGATATGGTGTGGCAGTTGAAACATCCCATTACAATCTTGCTCCTAATGTCATCAGAGACATTGTATGGTACGGGTATGACCACTTAGTATCTGTTATTGCAAAATGTGGAAATGGAGATAAGA CTCAAACTCATACTTCTACTAGTGACTTAAAATCAACAGCCACAATAGTCTCGAACAAAGAGAATATGAATGCTGTCTTCAGTGGCAAGTCTGCTTTAAATTGTAATGCTGATTCTAACTTAATTGTTATTGCATCAGTAGTAGCCCCTGTAGTTTTAACTACAGAGGGGAATTTATTGAAGAAGACAGTG TATATGACAGGAGTGGAAACATGTGGCATAAATTCCCAATGTGAATATGCAGAAAAAG CACAAAGTGTAACCCCTAGTACTGATCCAGAAGCAACAGCCCAAGTTAGCTCAAGAAATCAGAATGCAAACAGTGGCAAGTTTGAAATAAACATTAATGTTAATGGTGATGGAGGCGTAACTGTTAATGGCGCAGATGCAGTCCCCATAGTTTTACCCGCAAAG AATATGATAGCCAGGGAAAAAATTAGCAAAAATAGGAGTGCCACCAAACGCAAATTCTGTTGCCTTCCATGGCACAACACAGAGAAAACTTCAACTAGCAAGGATTACGTTCAGTTGAACAATCTTGGAGTAGGTATGAGATAA